Proteins from a genomic interval of Nasonia vitripennis strain AsymCx chromosome 3, Nvit_psr_1.1, whole genome shotgun sequence:
- the LOC100121860 gene encoding keratin-associated protein 5-1, which produces MESKKKECSCTECKCCVDCGTDNCNCGDDCKCCDCCSGSKADATCCTKPTGAKSTERTKTIKASCCTVKIVIGKGAGVEKCCSKTEKKSCCCAAETGKDCQCCGACGDKSKECKCEGECKCCCCCVKSGDGKDGEGCVCCIACGDVTVICKCEGNCKCCISCSKKSDCVCSKNGKDCKCCGACGDDSEDCKCGKNCECCKNCSGKNEGCCCSKGGADCKCCDACGDDGKECKCGNNCKCCGCCDGKKKGCCCSKSGGDCECCGACGDDSKDCNCGKNCKCCGCCSGKKEGCCCNKGGAECKCCDACGDDSKDCKCGKECKCCGCCGDSKKAVKKSCCSKDESEEPTCSVKVEATKTSVVVKCVCTPSKSSGKESACCVVIDLTEKSKDCKCCVACGDCSKACKCDGDCKCCADCSGQKKSDKSGQSSCGC; this is translated from the exons ATGGAGAGCAAGAAGAAGGAAT GTTCATGCACCGAGTGCAAATGCTGCGTCGACTGCGGAACCGACAACTGCAACTGCGGCGACGACTGCAAGTGCTGCGATTGCTGCTCag GCAGCAAAGCTGACGCCACTTGCTGCACCAAGCCCACGGGCGCCAAGTCCACGGAACGCACGAAGACTATCAAGGCGTCATGCTGTACCGTGAAGATCGTGATCGGTAAGGGTGCTGGCGTTGAGAAATGCTGCTCCAAGACCGAGAaaaagagctgctgctgcgctgcggAGACTGGCAAGGACTGCCAGTGCTGTGGAGCTTGCGGAG ACAAGTCCAAGGAGTGCAAGTGCGAAGGAGAATgcaagtgctgctgctgctgcgtcaAGAGCGGCGATGGCAAGGACGGCGAAGGCTGCGTGTGCTGCATTGCTTGCGGGG ACGTGACTGTAATATGCAAGTGCGAGGGCAACTGCAAATGCTGCATCAGCTGCTCCAAGAAGAGCGACTGCGTCTGCAGCAAGAACGGCAAGGACTGCAAATGCTGCGGTGCCTGTGGAG ACGACTCCGAGGACTGTAAATGCGGAAAGAACTGCGAGTGCTGCAAGAACTGCAGCGGCAAGAATGAGGgatgctgctgcagcaaaGGTGGCGCCGATTGCAAGTGCTGCGATGCTTGCGGAG ATGATGGCAAGGAATGCaaatgcggaaataattgtaaatgcTGCGGATGCTGCGATGGAAAGAAGaaaggctgctgctgcagcaagAGTGGAGGGGACTGCGAGTGCTGTGGCGCATGTGGAG ACGATTCTAAAGATTGCAATTGTGGAAAGAACTGCAAGTGCTGCGGATGCTGCAGCGGTAAGAAGGAGGGATGCTGCTGCAACAAGGGCGGAGCTGAGTGCAAATGCTGCGATGCCTGTGGTg ACGACTCAAAGGACTGCAAGTGTGGAAAGGAGTGCAAgtgctgcggctgctgcggaGATTCCAAGAAAGCTGTGAAGAAGAGCTGCTGCTCAAAGGATGAATCCGAGGAGCCGACCTGCAGCGTAAAAGTCGAAGCTACCAAGACCAGCGTCGTCGTCAAGTGCGTCTGCACGCCATCGAAATCCTCTGGCAAGGAAAGCGCCTGCTGCGTGGTGATCGACTTGACCGAAAAGTCGAAGGACTGCAAATGTTGCGTCGCTTGCGGAG ATTGTTCCAAGGCTTGCAAGTGCGATGGCGATTGCAAGTGCTGTGCCGACTGCTCAGGTCAGAAGAAGTCCGATAAGAGCGGACAATCATCGTGCGGTTGTTAG
- the LOC100677951 gene encoding uncharacterized protein LOC100677951 isoform X1, whose protein sequence is MSFNRRRWSNDLRDSLMEYQSREASRLDDSLELEYNPNNGLAPVDVLNDSTNISTMLASLNIQKSKVASPNLHMSEEHSACTSLTSNGSKSSDDLINFSSTQDSNNSKETEDIMNKSIQDEHSSQNKLPLQLDHLFNLNDRLVECTTLSSDTETIKLSSCDSSVQSILKFSKDKFQSDHLMILNERITENVTMSSDSGTIKLLSSNSSSQNVASLTNEDQPNKGSTEQYSEDKMTFEYFSSPGEYLEKNDEIWDALISLEKVLSPFDEDKEQAKSQEPPQILNRLSQKFRETPTRFTEKLVSLIEESVISESPAKPHPGDNSGISLDRMTGEFRKLCKFIEDESMPDLAPSLMNMTTLNHTETPPTEENGIKGNVRTPKSMIKHLQETPSKTFTSKAFNCFVTPKNKLGNQTPINRFTPSADKSFEYWETVCNMMCENQGSAKKNCGKTVTIPEASKISMDEMLTICERQMASLDDTVDIRSSEPCKKIEKVFEAPRSKSVCKMNFPAKETTTTEPAKKKINEKLEFHNDFDLLKECEDLKLNEKDASDVESESSEDSYQLSTRNRRSNIHQKTMDENTPVRDDSDDSYYLLTKNQRTNVHQKKKVEALKDDFKMLPFSPPPQIFSKKISTENPYGDDDDQDCSLLMELAKRRQRCLETAQLMLEIDREDPTSGDEDKTCLETLYKLGIQDKTFADVEEDTKFINTLNHCFEYKNYIRDKSKPIINMLQKYQSPEILKKRATSVIKSKKVANKPKATNSNFINRKLSATTKSHLLDPKSAVKSLQSRTTTPAKKPLLRASSTSEKKTSSGLQARVTPRVTNKSSLISNLQQAKSTSKLIKKPLLPELQSMKTAPKAVAKTVPKSSSQPQIQPKKTTTKPTAYMNMGKTSESKKKVIQPKKLTPRATTPKPLLKPQTPCSDTKPLLQDVMLSPPEVSLESQESTIINTNNRSSILCERNENVTPESQPQIRRYFVTPGKSQNVAVGRKKPTSYFGDVATKTITPHKDYNAIESPLGLYIKGTDAQFVQNAQTRTNDRLLTPVSYEGPGKSPKLKFNLASKENMSPSTHGAENIVLPTVRYQSAKKVCMTNDESPYSSLQALTPNSRTKKLLEPVENTVVIRHEGRVIDFSPKSRFLEPDMSIRAQHVAEKASTIRRKFM, encoded by the exons ATGTCGTTCAACAGACGCAGATGGTCGAACGATCTCCGAGATTCGTTGATGGAGTATCAGA GTAGAGAAGCATCTAGATTGGATGACTCCTTAGAATTAGAATACAATCCTAACAATGGATTAGCACCCGTTGATGTACTGAATGACAGTACAAATATATCAACAATGTTAGCAAGtctaaatatacaaaaaagtaAAGTAGCTTCCCCAAACTTGCATATGAGTGAGGAGCATTCAGCTTGTACATCTTTAACAAGCAATGGTAGTAAATCTTCAGATGATTTAATCAACTTTAGTTCGACACAGGATAGTAACAATTCTAAAGAAACTGAAGATATAATGAATAAAAGTATCCAAGATGAACATTCATCACAAAACAAACTGCCTTTGCAATTGGATCATCTCTTCAATTTGAATGACAGATTAGTAGAATGTACGACTTTGAGTTCAGATACTGAGACTATCAAATTGTCTTCGTGTGACTCTAGTGTTCAAAGTAtcctgaaattttcaaaagataAATTTCAAAGTGATCATTTGATGATTTTGAATGAGAGGATCACAGAAAATGTCACAATGAGTTCAGATAGTGGAACCATCAAATTGTTATCTTCAAATTCTAGTTCACAGAATGTGGCTAGTTTAACTAATGAAGATCAACCAAACAAAGGTTCAACAGAGCAATATAGTGAAG ATAAAATgacttttgaatatttttcatcCCCTGGTGAATATTTGGAGAAGAATGATGAAATTTGGGATGCTTTAATATCGTTAGAAAAAGTATTATCACCATTTGATGAAGATAAGGAACAGGCTAAATCTCAGGAGCCTCCTCAAATTTTAAATAGGTTGTCCCAGAAGTTTAGAGAAACTCCAACAAGATTCACAGAAAAACTTGTATCATTAATAGAAGAGTCAGTTATATCAGAGTCACCAGCAAAACCGCATCCAGGGGATAACTCTGGTATAAGTTTAGATAGAATGACTGGGGAGTTCCGCAAATTGTGTAAATTTATTGAAGATGAATCCATGCCAGATTTAGCACCTTCACTAATGAATATGACAACTTTGAATCATACAGAAACGCCACCAACTGAAGAAAATGGGATTAAAGGTAATGTTAGAACACCAAAAAGTATGATTAAACATCTTCAAGAAACTCCTAGTAAAACTTTCACATCAAAAGCTTTCAATTGCTTTGTCACacctaaaaataaattaggtAATCAAACGCCAATAAATCGATTTACACCAAGTGCAGATAAGTCTTTTGAATATTGGGAAACGGTTTGTAATATGATGTGCGAAAATCAAGGAAGCGCCAAAAAAAATTGCGGAAAAACTGTGACAATACCAGAGGCGTCGAAAATTAGCATGGATGAAATGCTGACGATTTGCGAACGGCAGATGGCTTCGCTGGATGACACAGTAGACATAAGAAGTTCAGAGCCTTGTAAAAagattgaaaaagtttttgaaGCGCCAAGATCTAAGTCTGTATGTAAGATGAATTTCCCCGCAAAGGAAACAACGACAACAGAGCCCgctaaaaaaaagatcaatgAAAAACTAGAATTTCACAATGATTTCGACTTATTAAAGGAATGTGAGGATTTAAAACTAAATGAAAAAGATGCTTCTGATGTTGAATCTGAATCGTCTGAAGATTCCTACCAGCTCTCTACTAGAAACAGAAGATCAAATATTCATCAAAAAACAATGGACGAAAATACACCTGTACGTGATGATTCAGATGATTCTTATTATCTACTAACTAAGAATCAAAGGACAAATGTGCaccaaaagaaaaaagttgaagCTTTGAAGGATGATTTCAAAATGTTGCCGTTCAGCCCCCCTCCACAAATATTCTCCAAAAAGATAAGTACGGAAAATCCctacggcgacgacgacgaccaaGATTGTTCACTGCTTATGGAACTGGCCAAGCGGCGTCAGAGGTGTCTGGAGACAGCTCAATTGATGCTGGAAATAGATAGGGAAGACCCTACATCTGGTGATGAGGACAAGACCTGCTTGGAGACACTCTATAAACTCGGAATTCAGGACAAAACATTTGCCGATGTTGAGGAAGATACAAAGTTCATAAACACATTAAATCACTGCTTTGAGTACAAGAACTACATTCGCGATAAGAGTAAGCCAATAATAAACATGTTACAGAAATATCAATCGCCGGAGATCTTAAAGAAAAGAGCCACATCTGTGATAAAGTCAAAAAAGGTAGCGAATAAACCGAAGGCCacgaattcaaattttatcaatCGAAAACTCTCAGCAACAACTAAGTCGCACCTGTTGGATCCGAAGAGTGCTGTAAAGAGCTTACAGTCCAGAACAACGACACCGGCCAAAAAACCTCTATTGAGGGCGTCCTCAACATCAGAGAAGAAAACCTCGTCAGGTTTGCAAGCAAGAGTGACCCCCAGGGTAACTAACAAGTCGTCATTGATTTCAAATTTACAACAAGCCAAGTCAACGAGTAAGTTGATTAAAAAGCCTTTACTACCGGAACTGCAGTCAATGAAAACTGCTCCTAAAGCTGTTGCCAAAACGGTGCCAAAATCTAGTTCACAGCCTCAAATCCAGCCCAAGAAGACCACTACGAAGCCAACGGCGTACATGAATATGGGCAAAACTTCCGAGTCGAAAAAAAAGGTCATTCAGCCAAAAAAGCTGACTCCGAGAGCAACTACTCCGAAGCCGCTGTTAAAGCCGCAAACTCCGTGCTCAGATACGAAGCCACTTCTACAAGACGTAATGCTCTCACCCCCAGAAGTCTCCTTGGAATCTCAAGAGAGTACGATAATCAATACTAATAACAGATCTTCTATCCTTTGCGAAAGGAACGAAAATGTGACGCCCGAATCGCAACCCCAAATAAGGCGGTATTTTGTGACGCCAGGAAAGAGTCAAAATGTCGCCGTAGGAAGGAAGAAGCCTACATCGTATTTCGGAGATGTGGCGACTAAAACGATCACGCCTCATAAAGATTACAATGCTATTGAATCACCACTTGGCTTGTACATTAAGGGTACGGATGCGCAATTTGTTCAGAATGCTCAGACTAGAACGAATGATCGATTGCTTACTCCTGTTTCGTACGAAGGACCGGGGAAGAGTCCAAAACTGAAGTTTAATCTTGCTTCAAAAGAAAACATG tcACCATCTACTCATGGTGCAGAAAACATCGTGTTACCAACAGTTCGATATCAGTCGGCTAAAAAAGTTTGTATG ACTAATGATGAATCGCCATATTCATCTTTGCAAGCATTAACGCCTAACTCGAGAACAAAAAAACTTCTTGAGCCCGTCGAAAATACGGTTGTCATACGACATGAag gACGTGTAATAGATTTTAGTCCAAAATCCAGATTCTTGGAACCAGATATGTCTATTCGCGCTCAACATGTAGCTGAAAAGGCATCGACTATTCGAAGgaaatttatgtaa
- the LOC100121874 gene encoding protein crooked neck: MEKPQKMPKVAKVKNKAPAEIQITAEQLLREAKERDLEILPPPPKQKISDPHELADYQHRNRKAFEDSIRKNRLSIATWIKYARWEENQKQIERARSIYERALDVDHRNITLWLKYAEMEMRNRQVNHARNLWDRAVTILPRVNQFWYKYTYMEEMLENIAAARQVFERWMEWEPHEQAWQTYIHFELRYKELERARQIYERFVIVHPDVKHWIKYARFEKNHGYINGARNVYERAVTFFGDENLDERLIIAFAQFEEEQKEHDRARVIYKYALDHIPKEKTQEIYKAYTIHEKKYGDRSGIEDVIVSKRKHKYEQEVNENPKNYDAWFDYLRLLESEGNVEIVRETYERAIANVPPTEDKEFWRRYIYLWINYALYEELEAEDVERTRQVYKVCLELIPHKIFTFSKIWLYYAQFEIRQKNLQVARKTLGLALGICPRDKLYRGYIDLEIQLREFERCRKLYEKFLEFAPENCTTWMKFAELEGFLGDTERARAIYELAINQPRLDMPEVVWKSYIDFEISQEEPERARNLYERLLERTMHVKVWIAYAKFEMLNTEEGIDNVSLARRIYERGNDSLKASASNESRALLFEAWADFEKAHGDDDSRAKIAAKMPRRVKQRRRVIAEDGTDDGWEEVFEFIFPEDEQNRPNLKILASVQAWKKEKAEKEAREKEAEKQREQEKETE, translated from the exons ATGGAAAAGCCACAGAAGATGCCCAAAGTGGCCAAG GTCAAAAACAAAGCTCCGGCCGAGATTCAGATAACGGCCGAGCAACTGCTCCGAGAGGCTAAAGAACGAGATTTGGAAATCTTACCACCG CCTCCTAAGCAAAAAATCTCTGACCCACACGAGTTAGCCGACTATCAACACCGGAATCGCAAAGCTTTTGAGGATTCGATTAGGAAGAATAGGTTATCCATAGCAACATGGATAAAATATGCTCGTTGGGAggaaaatcaaaaacaaatagaaagagcTCG GTCGATATACGAGCGAGCACTAGATGTAGACCACAGAAACATTACTCTGTGGCTAAAGTATGCAGAAATGGAAATGCGGAATCGTCAAGTAAACCATGCAAGAAACCTGTGGGACAGAGCTGTAACCATATTGCCAAGGGTGAATCAGTTCTGGTACAAGTATACGTATATGGAGGAGATGCTAGAAAATATAGCAGCAGCCAGACAAGTATTCGAGAGGTGGATGGAGTGGGAACCACATGAGCAGGCATGGCAAACGTATATCCACTTTGAACTGAGGTACAAAGAGCTCGAGAGGGCAAGACAAATCTATGAAAGATTTGTTATAGTCCATCCGGATGTGAAGCACTGGATTAAATACGCGCGATTCGAAAAGAATCACGGCTATATAAACGGAGCACGCAATGTATACGAGCGAGCTGTTACATTTTTTGGTGATGAGAACCTTGATGAAAGGTTGATCATTGCCTTTGCCCAATTTGAAGAAGAGCAAAAGGAGCACGATAGAGCCCGTGTAATATATAAGTATGCCTTGGATCATATTCCCAAGGAAAAAACTCAAGAAATTTATAAGGCATATACGATTCATGAGAAAAAGTATGGAGACCGTTCTGGAATCGAAGACGTGATTGTTAGTAAGAGAAAACACAAGTATGAGCAGGAAGTGAATGAAAATCCAAAAAATTATGACGCCTGGTTCGATTATCTTAGGTTACTTGAATCGGAGGGAAATGTTGAGATTGTAAGAGAAACATACGAGAGAGCCATTGCAAATGTACCTCCAACTGAGGACAAGGAATTTTGGAGAAGATACATTTACCTTTGGATCAATTATGCATTGTACGAAGAACTTGAAGCAGAAGATGTAGAAAGGACGCGTCAAGTTTACAAAGTGTGTTTAGAATTAATACCACACAAAATCTTTACGTTTTCAAAAATATGGCTGTACTATGCACAGTTTGAAATCAGGCAGAAGAACCTACAAGTTGCGAGGAAAACATTGGGCCTTGCTCTTGGTATTTGTCCAAGAGATAAATTATATCGAGGCTACATAGATCTCGAAATTCAACTCCGCGAGTTCGAGAGATGTAGGAAGTTGTACGAAAAATTTCTCGAGTTTGCTCCTGAAAATTGCACCACATGGATGAAGTTTGCAGAGCTTGAAGGATTTTTAGGTGATACGGAAAGAGCCAGGGCCATTTATGAATTAGCTATAAATCAGCCAAGACTGGACATGCCTGAAGTTGTGTGGAAGTCATACATAGACTTTGAAATAAGTCAAGAAGAGCCTGAAAGGGCAAGGAATCTATACGAAAGACTGTTAGAAAGAACAATGCACGTTAAGGTTTGGATAGCTTATGCGAAATTCGAAATGCTGAATACCGAGGAAGGCATTGATAATGTATCATTAGCTAGAAGAATTTATGAAAGAGGAAACGATTCATTAAAAGCTAGTGCTTCAAATGAAAGCCGTGCACTGCTTTTTGAAGCGTGGGCGGACTTTGAGAAAGCCCATGGAGATGACGATAGCCGAGCTAAAATTGCTGCCAAAATGCCTCGTCGGGTCAAACAGAGGCGACGAGTAATTGCCGAAGACGGG ACCGACGATGGCTGGGAAGAAGTATTTGAATTCATCTTCCCTGAAGATGAACAAAATAGGCCGAATTTGAAGATTCTCGCTTCAGTTCAGGcatggaaaaaagaaaaggccGAAAAGGAGGCAAGGGAGAAGGAAGCTGAAAAACAACGTGAACAAGAAAAAGAGACCGAATGA
- the LOC100677951 gene encoding uncharacterized protein LOC100677951 isoform X2 → MLASLNIQKSKVASPNLHMSEEHSACTSLTSNGSKSSDDLINFSSTQDSNNSKETEDIMNKSIQDEHSSQNKLPLQLDHLFNLNDRLVECTTLSSDTETIKLSSCDSSVQSILKFSKDKFQSDHLMILNERITENVTMSSDSGTIKLLSSNSSSQNVASLTNEDQPNKGSTEQYSEDKMTFEYFSSPGEYLEKNDEIWDALISLEKVLSPFDEDKEQAKSQEPPQILNRLSQKFRETPTRFTEKLVSLIEESVISESPAKPHPGDNSGISLDRMTGEFRKLCKFIEDESMPDLAPSLMNMTTLNHTETPPTEENGIKGNVRTPKSMIKHLQETPSKTFTSKAFNCFVTPKNKLGNQTPINRFTPSADKSFEYWETVCNMMCENQGSAKKNCGKTVTIPEASKISMDEMLTICERQMASLDDTVDIRSSEPCKKIEKVFEAPRSKSVCKMNFPAKETTTTEPAKKKINEKLEFHNDFDLLKECEDLKLNEKDASDVESESSEDSYQLSTRNRRSNIHQKTMDENTPVRDDSDDSYYLLTKNQRTNVHQKKKVEALKDDFKMLPFSPPPQIFSKKISTENPYGDDDDQDCSLLMELAKRRQRCLETAQLMLEIDREDPTSGDEDKTCLETLYKLGIQDKTFADVEEDTKFINTLNHCFEYKNYIRDKSKPIINMLQKYQSPEILKKRATSVIKSKKVANKPKATNSNFINRKLSATTKSHLLDPKSAVKSLQSRTTTPAKKPLLRASSTSEKKTSSGLQARVTPRVTNKSSLISNLQQAKSTSKLIKKPLLPELQSMKTAPKAVAKTVPKSSSQPQIQPKKTTTKPTAYMNMGKTSESKKKVIQPKKLTPRATTPKPLLKPQTPCSDTKPLLQDVMLSPPEVSLESQESTIINTNNRSSILCERNENVTPESQPQIRRYFVTPGKSQNVAVGRKKPTSYFGDVATKTITPHKDYNAIESPLGLYIKGTDAQFVQNAQTRTNDRLLTPVSYEGPGKSPKLKFNLASKENMSPSTHGAENIVLPTVRYQSAKKVCMTNDESPYSSLQALTPNSRTKKLLEPVENTVVIRHEGRVIDFSPKSRFLEPDMSIRAQHVAEKASTIRRKFM, encoded by the exons ATGTTAGCAAGtctaaatatacaaaaaagtaAAGTAGCTTCCCCAAACTTGCATATGAGTGAGGAGCATTCAGCTTGTACATCTTTAACAAGCAATGGTAGTAAATCTTCAGATGATTTAATCAACTTTAGTTCGACACAGGATAGTAACAATTCTAAAGAAACTGAAGATATAATGAATAAAAGTATCCAAGATGAACATTCATCACAAAACAAACTGCCTTTGCAATTGGATCATCTCTTCAATTTGAATGACAGATTAGTAGAATGTACGACTTTGAGTTCAGATACTGAGACTATCAAATTGTCTTCGTGTGACTCTAGTGTTCAAAGTAtcctgaaattttcaaaagataAATTTCAAAGTGATCATTTGATGATTTTGAATGAGAGGATCACAGAAAATGTCACAATGAGTTCAGATAGTGGAACCATCAAATTGTTATCTTCAAATTCTAGTTCACAGAATGTGGCTAGTTTAACTAATGAAGATCAACCAAACAAAGGTTCAACAGAGCAATATAGTGAAG ATAAAATgacttttgaatatttttcatcCCCTGGTGAATATTTGGAGAAGAATGATGAAATTTGGGATGCTTTAATATCGTTAGAAAAAGTATTATCACCATTTGATGAAGATAAGGAACAGGCTAAATCTCAGGAGCCTCCTCAAATTTTAAATAGGTTGTCCCAGAAGTTTAGAGAAACTCCAACAAGATTCACAGAAAAACTTGTATCATTAATAGAAGAGTCAGTTATATCAGAGTCACCAGCAAAACCGCATCCAGGGGATAACTCTGGTATAAGTTTAGATAGAATGACTGGGGAGTTCCGCAAATTGTGTAAATTTATTGAAGATGAATCCATGCCAGATTTAGCACCTTCACTAATGAATATGACAACTTTGAATCATACAGAAACGCCACCAACTGAAGAAAATGGGATTAAAGGTAATGTTAGAACACCAAAAAGTATGATTAAACATCTTCAAGAAACTCCTAGTAAAACTTTCACATCAAAAGCTTTCAATTGCTTTGTCACacctaaaaataaattaggtAATCAAACGCCAATAAATCGATTTACACCAAGTGCAGATAAGTCTTTTGAATATTGGGAAACGGTTTGTAATATGATGTGCGAAAATCAAGGAAGCGCCAAAAAAAATTGCGGAAAAACTGTGACAATACCAGAGGCGTCGAAAATTAGCATGGATGAAATGCTGACGATTTGCGAACGGCAGATGGCTTCGCTGGATGACACAGTAGACATAAGAAGTTCAGAGCCTTGTAAAAagattgaaaaagtttttgaaGCGCCAAGATCTAAGTCTGTATGTAAGATGAATTTCCCCGCAAAGGAAACAACGACAACAGAGCCCgctaaaaaaaagatcaatgAAAAACTAGAATTTCACAATGATTTCGACTTATTAAAGGAATGTGAGGATTTAAAACTAAATGAAAAAGATGCTTCTGATGTTGAATCTGAATCGTCTGAAGATTCCTACCAGCTCTCTACTAGAAACAGAAGATCAAATATTCATCAAAAAACAATGGACGAAAATACACCTGTACGTGATGATTCAGATGATTCTTATTATCTACTAACTAAGAATCAAAGGACAAATGTGCaccaaaagaaaaaagttgaagCTTTGAAGGATGATTTCAAAATGTTGCCGTTCAGCCCCCCTCCACAAATATTCTCCAAAAAGATAAGTACGGAAAATCCctacggcgacgacgacgaccaaGATTGTTCACTGCTTATGGAACTGGCCAAGCGGCGTCAGAGGTGTCTGGAGACAGCTCAATTGATGCTGGAAATAGATAGGGAAGACCCTACATCTGGTGATGAGGACAAGACCTGCTTGGAGACACTCTATAAACTCGGAATTCAGGACAAAACATTTGCCGATGTTGAGGAAGATACAAAGTTCATAAACACATTAAATCACTGCTTTGAGTACAAGAACTACATTCGCGATAAGAGTAAGCCAATAATAAACATGTTACAGAAATATCAATCGCCGGAGATCTTAAAGAAAAGAGCCACATCTGTGATAAAGTCAAAAAAGGTAGCGAATAAACCGAAGGCCacgaattcaaattttatcaatCGAAAACTCTCAGCAACAACTAAGTCGCACCTGTTGGATCCGAAGAGTGCTGTAAAGAGCTTACAGTCCAGAACAACGACACCGGCCAAAAAACCTCTATTGAGGGCGTCCTCAACATCAGAGAAGAAAACCTCGTCAGGTTTGCAAGCAAGAGTGACCCCCAGGGTAACTAACAAGTCGTCATTGATTTCAAATTTACAACAAGCCAAGTCAACGAGTAAGTTGATTAAAAAGCCTTTACTACCGGAACTGCAGTCAATGAAAACTGCTCCTAAAGCTGTTGCCAAAACGGTGCCAAAATCTAGTTCACAGCCTCAAATCCAGCCCAAGAAGACCACTACGAAGCCAACGGCGTACATGAATATGGGCAAAACTTCCGAGTCGAAAAAAAAGGTCATTCAGCCAAAAAAGCTGACTCCGAGAGCAACTACTCCGAAGCCGCTGTTAAAGCCGCAAACTCCGTGCTCAGATACGAAGCCACTTCTACAAGACGTAATGCTCTCACCCCCAGAAGTCTCCTTGGAATCTCAAGAGAGTACGATAATCAATACTAATAACAGATCTTCTATCCTTTGCGAAAGGAACGAAAATGTGACGCCCGAATCGCAACCCCAAATAAGGCGGTATTTTGTGACGCCAGGAAAGAGTCAAAATGTCGCCGTAGGAAGGAAGAAGCCTACATCGTATTTCGGAGATGTGGCGACTAAAACGATCACGCCTCATAAAGATTACAATGCTATTGAATCACCACTTGGCTTGTACATTAAGGGTACGGATGCGCAATTTGTTCAGAATGCTCAGACTAGAACGAATGATCGATTGCTTACTCCTGTTTCGTACGAAGGACCGGGGAAGAGTCCAAAACTGAAGTTTAATCTTGCTTCAAAAGAAAACATG tcACCATCTACTCATGGTGCAGAAAACATCGTGTTACCAACAGTTCGATATCAGTCGGCTAAAAAAGTTTGTATG ACTAATGATGAATCGCCATATTCATCTTTGCAAGCATTAACGCCTAACTCGAGAACAAAAAAACTTCTTGAGCCCGTCGAAAATACGGTTGTCATACGACATGAag gACGTGTAATAGATTTTAGTCCAAAATCCAGATTCTTGGAACCAGATATGTCTATTCGCGCTCAACATGTAGCTGAAAAGGCATCGACTATTCGAAGgaaatttatgtaa